A single genomic interval of Bradyrhizobium sp. AZCC 1693 harbors:
- a CDS encoding MFS transporter, translating to MRLPFFYGWLIVAVTFVTMAIGVNARTAFSLFFPPIIGEFGWERGVTAGAFSFGFVVSGGVSPLIGRMMDRFGPRGVMELGVLLMGGGLLLAPLTTQPWHLYLTIGVLVGAGSVCLGYSGQSLFLPNWFIRRRGLAMGLAFAGVGIGSVTLLPWVQHLIEQTGWRTACTAMGILVIAVLAPINFLLRKRPEDIGLLPDGDAAPSATSAAPRSNVVDPVWAGTDWTLSRALRTARFWWISLGYFCGLYIWYAVQVHQTKFLLDIGFSANVAVWALGVVSLLGIPGQIWLGHLSDRIGREWIWAISCTGFAICFAALIALKFAPVLPLVYLMIFAQGALGYGLTSIMGAVVLEIFQGRQYGSIFGTIMLAALAGGAAGPWATGLLYDLSGSYTLAFAIGIAVSILSAFGIWRASPGKVRAVAGQMHKAHIGSGAG from the coding sequence ATGCGTCTTCCCTTCTTCTACGGCTGGCTGATCGTTGCGGTGACGTTCGTCACCATGGCGATCGGGGTCAATGCGCGGACGGCGTTCTCGCTGTTCTTTCCGCCGATCATCGGCGAGTTCGGATGGGAGCGCGGCGTCACGGCGGGCGCGTTTTCGTTCGGCTTCGTGGTGTCAGGCGGCGTCAGTCCGCTGATCGGGCGCATGATGGATCGCTTCGGTCCGCGCGGGGTGATGGAGCTCGGCGTCTTGCTGATGGGCGGCGGGCTGTTGCTCGCGCCGCTGACGACGCAGCCCTGGCATCTCTATCTCACCATCGGCGTGCTGGTCGGCGCGGGCAGCGTGTGCCTTGGCTATTCCGGACAATCGCTGTTTCTGCCGAACTGGTTCATTCGCCGCCGCGGGCTCGCCATGGGGCTCGCCTTTGCCGGCGTCGGCATCGGCTCGGTGACCCTGCTGCCGTGGGTGCAGCATTTGATCGAGCAGACCGGCTGGCGCACCGCCTGCACCGCGATGGGCATCCTGGTAATCGCCGTGCTCGCGCCGATCAATTTCTTGCTGCGCAAACGCCCCGAGGATATCGGGCTGTTGCCGGATGGCGATGCGGCGCCGTCGGCGACATCGGCCGCGCCTCGCTCGAACGTCGTCGATCCCGTGTGGGCCGGCACCGACTGGACGCTTAGCCGCGCGTTGCGTACCGCGCGTTTCTGGTGGATCTCGCTCGGCTATTTCTGCGGCCTCTACATCTGGTACGCGGTGCAGGTGCACCAGACCAAATTCCTGCTCGACATCGGCTTCAGCGCCAACGTCGCGGTGTGGGCGCTCGGCGTCGTCAGCCTGCTCGGCATCCCCGGCCAGATCTGGCTCGGGCATCTTTCCGACCGGATCGGGCGCGAATGGATCTGGGCCATCAGCTGCACCGGCTTTGCAATCTGTTTCGCCGCGCTGATCGCCTTGAAGTTCGCGCCGGTGTTGCCGCTGGTCTATCTCATGATCTTCGCGCAAGGCGCGCTCGGCTACGGCCTGACCTCGATCATGGGCGCGGTAGTGCTCGAAATCTTTCAGGGCAGGCAATATGGCAGCATCTTTGGCACCATCATGCTGGCCGCATTGGCCGGCGGCGCGGCGGGCCCATGGGCGACCGGGCTGCTGTACGATCTTTCAGGCAGCTATACGCTGGCGTTTGCGATCGGCATCGCCGTCAGCATCCTGTCGGCGTTTGGGATCTGGCGGGCGTCGCCGGGCAAGGTGAGGGCGGTCGCGGGACAAATGCACAAGGCGCATATCGGGAGCGGCGCGGGCTAG